The sequence below is a genomic window from Salvelinus fontinalis isolate EN_2023a chromosome 19, ASM2944872v1, whole genome shotgun sequence.
TTTGCTACATTACACCTTAATAAGGACTACAATTTCACATTTATAATGTTATTGAACATGTCTATTGATACCTATTGACTTAGCATTGGCTACAATGCCAAGTCAATAGGTATCAAGAGACATGTTCAATAACATGCTAATTAAAGATAAGGGAGAAAGTGGGATCTATGTTTCTAATGCTCTAGGGCCCTACAGTCTCGGCCCCTATGTTGGGTTGTGGCAGAGATCCAGGTTGTCGACACATGACCCTGAAAATGACCCATTATCTGTTTAAATCAATTCCAATAcgttacacatcaacacagtcTTAATTGCTGTTGTGTGGTACGGTGGTGGTTACTGAAAACAAGTCAAGAGGGGTCATAGGCTTCGTAAATGTTCATAGTTACATGTTGAAATATTTGGAAATGAAATGTTGTTTATTTCTACCTTACCCTTGGCTAAGCTTTCTGTCACAGAAGACTCATGGTGGGTCCCTGTGCTACAAGGTTTTTCCAAGTATGTCTATATGATAATATGAAAGGGTGTCATCCTCTTCTCTACAAAACAATTGCTCCCAACAGACTCAGAATTGCACATAAGTATTTGGTGTTCCTCTGTTTTATTCTGCTGCTGTCCTAATTAATCAGTCATGAGCTTCAATGTAGCTTATGTTCAGAAGCAAATACCACATTTAACTCCTCCCACTGACAAGTCACTGTCTgtatacacatacagttgaagtcggaagtttacatacacttaggttggagtcattaaaactcgtttttcaaccactccacaaatttcttgttaacaaactatagttttggcaagtcggttaggaaatctactttgtgcatgacacaagtaatttttccaacaattgtttacaaacagattatttcacttataattcactatatcacaattccagtgagtcagaagtttacatacactaagttgactgtgcttttaaacagcttggaaaattccagaaaattatgtcatggctttagaagcttctgataagctaatttacataatttgagtcaattggaggtgtacctgtggatgtatttcaaggcctaccttcaaactcagtgcttctttgcttgacatcatgggaaaatcaaaagaaatcaaccaagacctcagaaaaaaattgtggacctccacaaatctggttcattcttgggaggaATTATCAaattcctgaaggtaccacgttcatctgtacaaacaatagtatgcaagtataaacaccatgggacaacgcagccatcataccgctcaggaaggagacgcgttctgtctcctaaagacgaacgtactttgttgtgaaaagtgcaaatcaatcaaggacaacaaagtcaaggtattggagtggaaatcacaaagccctgacctcaatcctatagaaaatgtgtgggcagaaatgaaaaagcgtgtgcgagcaaggaggcctacaaacctgactcagttacaccagctctgtcaggaggaatgggccaaaatgcacccaacttattgtgggaagcttgtggaaggctacacgaagcgcttgacccaagttaaacaatttaaaggcaatgctaccaaatactaattgagtgtatgtaaacttgtgacccactgagaatgtaatgaaataaataaaaactgaaataaatcatactctctactattattctgacatttcacattcttaaaataaagtagtaatcctaactgacctaagacagggaatttttactaggattaaatgtcaggaattgtgaaaactgagttgaaatgtatttggctcaggtgtaatgtaaacttccgacttcaactgtgtatgtcGTCATCTACCTGTCACTCATGTCTTCCTGCCCGCCCCCTTCCCCATAACATCATCTCTCTGTTCTTTAggtcaaaacaactgggaactcagtactcagaaatctctgacttccgacttcagtgcgttcaaaacaactggaaactcagaaaaaaatgagctccgactgggaaaaatagtttcgaacggtcatccaacttggaattccaagtctgAAAGTCAGGCATCTTTCTAGAACTCCGACTtcccgacctgaagatcaccgacgtaatgatttgaccttgttttttttACAAGTTCCCATTTGTCGTGAAAGCACCAATAGGAGGTATATTGCATCACCAACATGATGCAAGTGTCTACCATGCTCTGAGATATCCCACCAAGACCAAAGTTATTACTACCATTGGGACATTGACACACGCATAGTCACATAAAAAACGTTGGGGTGTTTTAGAGACTCCACCAGTACTTCCTACTTCCCAACCTATCACCAGGAGGCTGGCACAACTGATCCATTCCACCTCTAGCCATATGATGTCTATGGTCAGATCCCCAAAAATTTCACAAGCGGCTTTGCAACGCCTGTCAATTTACACCCCCTATATTTTAGATGCTGTCAATAGATACAGACCATCAATCTGACCAACTGTATTATAACATCAGTACTGGATGTGAAGAGCTCTATGGACAACCAGACACACTCTATGAATAGTCTATTCTATCAATAAAACTGAACTTACTGGAGTAACTAGGCTTTGTATTTACAGCCATGCATGCAACCCCCAACAGTCTCTAAAATTCCACAGTCATTATAATCTTTGAAATGTAAAGCCAATCAGTGGCCAACAAATCCTTTGTCTGCTATTAGAAGCCATGGACGTTCTCAACTCATCCCTAGAAGTCATTGCTTCATAAGAGGATGATGAAATTTGAACAAAGACTTAAAGTTCAAATGGTGAAGACTTCTTTCAATGATATCCCCCAGGGCCGGCCCTGGGCCTAATTGACATAGGCATTTGCTTCGGGCCCCTGGCCGCTAGAGGACCCCGATccaaaaaagggggggggggggggggggggggggactcagtCGGGATcttaacttactgttgagagttagaatagtagaataaacagggtgcaatttagaaatgtggttgtgcatcagcagttttcctcttgCTATgttagtcactgacagtcactcaattaatgtcagctaacattttttagattggtaagttagtatacccagctatctaaacttgtactAATCATGACCAAATTACCGACTGGGCAAGAAGGTCACGTGCCCAGGGCCTTGACCttcagggggcccccattgattttattagtcactctcactcagatattatATTAAATGgtcatggaaaaatgtgtagaatttaagGAAAGTAGCTGTAAAACTTCAAATTTTTGTCTATCCGCCGCAAAGCAAAACTTGTAGATTAGCATGAAATTTGTTATAAAATTGCACCATTTTCTCTCCACACCATGGCTAAATGTGTAGATTTGAAGAAAACTACAAAATGTTCTCTATGCCCCATGGCAgaatttgtagaattgcaggaaattaactttcaaACCTAAATTTGACCGCCGTCAAGAGGGGGCCACTAAATTGTTTGCCTGCTAGGTGTGGGGGGGGGACCAGTGGTGTAGTGCCAGATTTCTCAATCAAAGTTTGTGGCCTGCTGACAGATGTAGCCTACTGAATATCATTGTAGAATAGACCTATGCAGAAAATGCATCATCCAATTGCAACGTCTGCCTATGTCCACACATATTGTCTCTAGAAAATGTTAGATCTATTTTTGTATACCCTCAAACACCAAGTTAGGCATACCTAATGAATGATAATTCTTCACATTTTACCAGAGAAATGTCCAAACTGCATGCCAATCATTTGAGTTCAATCAAGCTCAAGCTCAATCAATATTCGGTTCTGTTATGTGAAATACTGCTAACTCCTCCTCTTTCTcaattttcaaacagaaatggggTGTGTCTTTGGTGGTTCATTGATGTGTCATGTGTGCCGCGACCTACGTAGCTAGTTCGTTAGCTAAACTTGCCACTTGTATATAGCCAGTAACAcctccagtatgtgttgacaTCATTTCACTAGATTTAGTTTTGGACGGAAGCTGTAGAAATTGGTAAGAAATCGCACTACTctagaaaaatatatttttcatccATTTAGTTTTAGTTTTTAAGCATTAAATGACCTAGTATGATGGTGCATTGATCCGTTATATAGTTCAAAGATGTTATTTTTGTGCTTTTGCCAAAGGTCGActgttaaagtaactgtccagtgtttccagatttctatgagaTATGGCCTATAATGAACTACAATATGATTGAAAAAGTTTTCCTTCCAATGTTTTTTTAATGTAGTATGTTAAAAAGCTGAtcttctgtgttggaatggtgtgggcataccccaacagaatggtgtgggcgtaccccaacagaatggtgtgggcgtaccccaacagacTGGTGTGGGTGTATACTACTGATTCGCCGTCTCATCCTCGTCACTTGGATGACAACatcctctatgaggaaatagcaagcatttttgaaacaatctgtttgagatacaagtttcaGGTgggttttgtttaagtgtttttaaaATCCAGTATAGGAGTATAGGATAAGTCAACACATTTTGggggtatgagttaacagaatatgaacttttacaagtgagattttcactggacagttactttaaattgcaacattttctctaagcctcatggcaaaatgtgtagagtaGAAGGActttagctttaaaactgcaatattTTCTATCAGACTTATGACTAAATATGTAGGATAGCAttgtaaaactgcacattttcaaaatacccctccatataccccacAAGAGAGGCATAATAAGTCATGTCAAActgtagaattgcaagaaatgcGTTTTAAAATgccaacagtttttttttttaggtaGGACCCCCTAGACCCCCGTCTACTGTTCATTCTCCCCAATATCTACAACACAATCTTGCCCTTAGAGAGAAGTGATAATATTCTATTTGAAATAATAATAGTAAGTGATAAGTAGGACTAGTAGACGTATTCAACAGATACAGGGTACGTTTCTGTAAGCTAAGCACTCGGACAGTAGGGCGAGTACAAGTGTATCGTACATGAGCCCCAAGCCCAtgactgtcacgcctgctcctgctCTTCCCCCTTGGCGCTCGAtggcgccaggctccccagcattgcgCTCTCCTgccatcatcattacacacacctgccttcccttgtcacgcgcatcagcgattattggactcacctggacatAATCCCCTCtgtcattaccttccctatacCTGTCTGGTTCCGCGCTATGTTCCctgcttctgcattgattgtcaTATGCCCTTGTTTAGtggtgtgctgacgctgttcctgttacCTGTCTTTTCCTCATTAAATGTTCAACtcccccgtacctgcttctcaacTCCAGCGTCGGTCCTTAAACATAACAAACTGTTTTGAGGACAGCCGTTTTAGCAACCTCTGGCAGAGTTTCTGTCTGTGGCTGTTCTTGTTATGTCGGAAGTGGTCAAGCCTCCGACCAACAGGCCTCTCCACACACCCCTACAGTTATTCATCATTCAcgccacagccagagagagagaagacagggaagaAACCCCAATGTACCTACCTATAGGCTGCTATAGCCTAGGTTTTTATTTAGTTTGTCATTCATTTTCATGGAATTTTTGTGGTaattaaatataatttattttgaAAGTATTataattcatatttttttataagCTCCTTGTTGTCTCAAATTGAAAAAAGTGAGGGAGTGCCGGTCCCCCTCGCTGCAGCAGCTCTACATCCCCGCCCCAAACGAAATCTCGCCTAGGgtcccccaaaaggctagggccggccCTGGTCTCCCTGATGTATTTGGTTCACAATACCCCCACCACTTCCCTCCTCGCTTTTGTGTGATGAATGTACTGTAGATGACTATTGTTTGTCTGTGGAATGTGGAGAAGTCTTCTGGGAAAACTGGATGAAGTCCTCAAACTCATTAAGTGTTTAGATGTGAATTTCCTCAAGTCCTGAGTTCTAAGGGCCCTATTCAGTCCATCACTGGGTTACTAGGTCTCAGGGACAGGCCAAGTTGAAAAGTGCAATCTTCGTGTGTCCCAAAAACAACCATTTGCATTCAAGTgcacaaaatatcaatgtttcCAGCATGTTATAAATAGAAACGCATTTAGGCTGCATATTATTTCAAACATGCTCTGTAGCTGCAGGGGAAAAGCTGGCGGTTTTGAATGATCCCAAAGCCTGGTCACTACATTGTTTTTTATTGCTGGGCCTTTTAGTCAGTTCTTatgacagaggttcattatggtTCTCTCATGATGTTTCAGGGTTTATGGCTTGGAGCTGTGCATCACTGTCTTCAGAGGAGTCCTGCAATGGATGGGCGATATCAGCCACTATACGATATTCAAACTACAGTGCGCACACTAGGGAGGGTATTCCTAAACCAATCAGAAGTTTCATTTCCTCATCAATTTTAAAACAATTTCCTGTATATTCAATTATGTTTTTTCCATGGGTCTGTGCAGAAATTCTGAATTGTGTGGCTAGTTGACCTGtacaatacagatgtaggatgtaGATGTTTAAAAGGGCTTTCTAAAGTTTGCAATTTGCACTTTAAAATGACAGACTTtaccctaatgaaaaatgtatcaacccctacaaaaaaaatTCTATGAATTATAAATCCACATGatcattcacatttcctgttgctgcaggattattttcctgctgtagcaaactcaAATTAGGATCCTACATATAGTTGGTGATAGGGGCCACAAGAACATTTCTAGTGCAGttaggaggcaggtagcctagggatTAGAATGTTGGGCCCGTAACCGAaagggttgctggatcgaatccccgagctgacaaggtaaaaatctgtcgttttgcccctgaacaaggcagttaacccactcttccccggtaggccgtcattgtaaataagaatttgttcttatctgacttgcctagttaaataaaggttcaattaaaatgtACGATAGGGGGCGCTCTTGCAAGGAAAACAAGTAACCTGACCGCTGAAAAGTTGAATCTTTTGATGAATAGCTGGGGAGTTCTTTGATGTAGTCACGCCTTTTCCTGAATTATAGCGCCGAGGGTAACATAAACGGAATTGAGGAATTTTTGTAGAATATATAGCTAGATTTAAATTATGGTAAAACATGTCAGTGAATTGTGATATGGTTATTGGTGACTCATTTAAGACTCTTTACTGCTCTTACAGTATGCAACCATTCCTAATTTTGTTCTTAGTTTTTGTGACAATATTCTTGATTGATTgtttagtaatacagtataatgcattattttactttcagttttgaaaAATATCTATGTGGGActagattttttttctttaaagaAATATACCGCAGAGCAAAAGCCTGAATTAATAGTATGGTGCTTTGACAACTCTATTTTTAAAATCAAAAAATCATTCTCAGATTGTACACTGTAAGATGACCAGTAAGTCATGTTGTTGGTGCACTGCTCTAATATCATGTCTATTGTAGCCTGAGAATAGACTGACTCCCATTTACTCTACAGAGTAAAGTCTCTTAACTCAACAGAAAAAAAACAGTATGTATCTTACATATTCTATATCACACAGTGTTTTTCATATACTGGGTCAAAACCACTGGTGGATCACCATCAACTCCTACCGGGTCACAGGGTCACAGGAAAAGCATCGGTATTGGACTCTTTTTATCTCGAGGGTCACGGGAAATGTACAGATTTATTTGGGTCACAACAGAAAAAAGTTAGAAACCCCTCACTTTTTATTTCTAACGTTATTGGAGCATTTTTCTCTGGACATAATCAGCCGCAAGAAGAAGCTGACTTTCTAAAATTCTTTGTGTGTGCTGGAAGCCATCTACGCAATTGAATACAATTATGTCGATCATATCATAACAATTATCCATACATACATTAACTGTTCATTTAAGTTGTCATTGGACTCCTTATCTGCAGAGATAGTGTGATTCTAGCTGATATGAGCCAACATGATCTGGTTTTAGGCTGATGTACTCAATGTGATGTCTATGACCGGTTTCATTATCAGAAAATCATAACTTAGGAGAATTATGATGGTTTTACATGCTCTTTTGACTGCTGGAAATGCCAACACCTCTTGTCCAGGTCAGGACTAAATCCTAATCATTGGTTTGACCAATCTCTCGGTTACAGTTATGGCATACAACTTTCCCTATTATTAATATATTCTCTGTCTGAGCAGCAGCAATGGTCAACTGACGTCAACTGACGTGGACCAAAGTGCAAGTCCTTACACAGGTAACCACATAGTGTGAAAGTTATGTAGgagtacatttttggggggataatATGTTATTATGGAAAATTAAAGGAGACTAATTCTGACATTGGAAAATGTTCTCTTTATTCTCACACAGTATTTGTGTCATATCAACAATAGCATATCTTTTAAAGAGCATGCTAAAACACCCCACATTGAGCAAAAACGGACACTATCATTCAACAAAAGCTATTAAATATTATTTACAAGAAAGTGAAATCTTCCACAAAGAAAATGATCAAAACACAAGCTGAAACTTGTCTTTCTTGATATGGTATAGACAGTGAACACCACCTGCTCATGGGGTATTAGAGTACGTTTTCCAGGATCCCAACTTAACTTTATGAGACAGATGTCATATATACAAAAATGTGCTACACAGAACAGCAATGTTAGAGAAATTATTTTTCTGGGTGTAAGAAAAAAGAAGGAAACCAAAAATGAAAGAAATGTCACTTTGTACTTGAACTAAGTAAATGACTTATATTGCACTAGTATAGGTCTAGCTTGATTACTAATCAACTTGACTCTAATGTAGGCTACTACATGTTCCTCAAATCTTCCCTTTTAACGTGATGATCAAGTGTCTTCTCATGACACTTAGATTTTTTGTTCTGGTGAGTTTTGACATGTTTTGCCAAATGGTCACTCCTCATGAACCTCTTGCAACAATCCGGACAAACAAAACGCTTCTCCCCAGTATGAGTCCTCAGGTGTCTCTGAAGCTCATCAGACCTGGTGAAACTCTTGCCACAGAAAAGCCAGTTACAAATAAATGGACGCTCTCCCGAGTGCCACCTCAGGTGCGCTTTGAGATGGGAAGTTTTGCCATAAACTTTCCCGCACCCTGGTATGTGACAGATGTGTTGCTTTTTCTTGCCGGGCTCATCGCTTGAGGTGGATGACTGACAGTTTGGACACCTGCATCTCCGGCATCTTCGAGCTGTTGCAAGGGGGGACTTGGTGTGAAGGAGGGCAGCGATTTGAGTCTGATACTGCGCAAAGTCTGTATGTCCCATTACCAAACCCCTCTGCAGTTGGAAACGGTGGTGACCTAGGGATTGTGTGGTGATTGAGTGGTGACTGACGTGATTTCCCTGTTGGAGACTCCACCACGGAATATCCTCCCCTGTGTTAGGGGACAACTGTCTCTGTTGCTGGTGCACAAGGCCAGAGTGTCCGGTAACGAAACCTTGCATGGCATTTGGCGCTGCATAAGTTACAGCAGGGACGTACGTGGGTGGGCACGAGGACTGCAAAGATTGCATGGAGCAAGGTAACATCTTCACAGGAGAAAAGTCATAGGGATATGAGGGATCCGCTGGAGGGGTGAGCGGGAGCTCGTGGTGGGAAGTAAATGAGCTTTGGATGTGGAGTTGGGATTTAGATAGTCCAAAAGTAGAATTGCTAGAGAGAGTGCTTTGAGGATTCCCCTCGTTACTCCAAGGATGAAAGATTCGCGACGGTGAGCCTAAAGTAGTGTCATAAGGAACCTGTAGGAAATCTGCCGGACTTGATCCGTGGTGATGTCCGATCCGGTTACAAGTGGCAGCTAACAGCGCCAGTGGAGAGTGTTTGCAGTTCTCTGGAGAAGAGTTCGGAGTACGGTCCTGTATAAGTAAAACAAATAACTATCAATTATGTGTTGACTTGGCTCTAAACTTGACTAAACGAAAGACTACAGAGTCATAACGGCATATGATCCACGTTTGACGCTCCGTGAACTAAAACGACATTAGCCTAATAATAGTTTCAATACACTCTCATGCCTACAATATAAACATAATCATCCAAGCCGTTCATTTCGCCACATACTGTAAGTAATTCATAGAGCCATATTTCAGTCATTATAGGATATGAATCGGGTATAATGCCCATTACGCGCACACACGCGTATTACGCGCGTTCTAAACAAACATTTAAACTACCATATACGTACAATAATATTTTGAGGCCAAATAAAAACAC
It includes:
- the LOC129816287 gene encoding transcription factor Sp5-like, coding for MAAVAVLRNETLQAFLQDRTPNSSPENCKHSPLALLAATCNRIGHHHGSSPADFLQVPYDTTLGSPSRIFHPWSNEGNPQSTLSSNSTFGLSKSQLHIQSSFTSHHELPLTPPADPSYPYDFSPVKMLPCSMQSLQSSCPPTYVPAVTYAAPNAMQGFVTGHSGLVHQQQRQLSPNTGEDIPWWSLQQGNHVSHHSITTQSLGHHRFQLQRGLVMGHTDFAQYQTQIAALLHTKSPLATARRCRRCRCPNCQSSTSSDEPGKKKQHICHIPGCGKVYGKTSHLKAHLRWHSGERPFICNWLFCGKSFTRSDELQRHLRTHTGEKRFVCPDCCKRFMRSDHLAKHVKTHQNKKSKCHEKTLDHHVKREDLRNM